A DNA window from Anaerocolumna sp. AGMB13020 contains the following coding sequences:
- a CDS encoding AlkZ-related protein: protein MIDIINNYEEFKDNLYKAGMSVGGGNNEGVFSLCDYYGENIIWHTEDIATDPWEWRMRVLREEMDIAYGKFFFKKSGFITKEWYPYFYAVRRGDRDLYEEYEAGNISLFAKKIYELITEYKELPIHLLKQYGGFSSEDKSKFDAAVTELQMKFYITMCGRARKISRAGEEYGWSAGVFCLTEDFFSEDVLEKVSEITAEAAYDKIYQRILTLNPEAIPKKVRKFILG, encoded by the coding sequence ATGATAGATATCATAAATAATTATGAGGAATTTAAGGACAACCTGTATAAGGCAGGTATGAGTGTCGGAGGGGGAAATAACGAGGGGGTATTTTCTCTCTGCGATTACTATGGTGAGAACATAATCTGGCATACGGAGGACATTGCTACAGACCCCTGGGAATGGAGAATGCGAGTGCTTCGTGAAGAAATGGATATAGCATATGGCAAGTTCTTCTTTAAGAAAAGCGGATTTATAACAAAAGAGTGGTATCCATATTTTTATGCAGTCAGAAGAGGTGACAGAGATCTTTATGAGGAATATGAAGCAGGAAATATCAGTCTGTTTGCAAAGAAAATATATGAGCTTATCACAGAATATAAAGAGCTGCCTATTCATCTGCTGAAGCAATACGGAGGTTTTTCATCAGAAGATAAAAGCAAATTTGACGCTGCAGTAACTGAATTGCAGATGAAATTCTATATAACCATGTGCGGCAGGGCAAGAAAAATATCAAGAGCAGGGGAAGAATATGGCTGGTCGGCAGGGGTGTTCTGCTTAACAGAGGATTTTTTCTCAGAGGATGTACTGGAAAAGGTTTCTGAAATTACAGCTGAGGCTGCCTATGATAAAATCTATCAAAGGATATTAACCTTAAATCCTGAGGCAATACCGAAGAAAGTCAGGAAATTTATATTAGGTTAA
- a CDS encoding DUF4825 domain-containing protein, translating into MEKTCDIIKDLLPLYLDNVCSDDSKRAVEEHIATCEDCRRELEAYKSDISAADSEGEEVIKKLSSHWRKTKRTSLLTGILVMAVLIVAGISALLYSFTERPVKPAEVAVEELSILKNTNIYFTLRVSDKVNADGMNWFEQNGNIYITLKTDKVQLKKKKELQSFEENTANYSRWEFSTRMSGIKNIYLYDSLDNYDNGEYEKTLIWSNETELKAAGTEAETWIKTYSAWGNVEPGLLAKNLYKHRNPYVGDMSANGRILNDLKVAKVLGNFKNELQTKAEPYGYTLLFEDTVNEQEVEEFDVTMKSYACIMLAMIDNLSEVTWKYTAETGKGEKEIIHSITKAEAGKLAGSDIKSFSDSVSEIQSLLYILGIEK; encoded by the coding sequence ATGGAAAAGACCTGTGATATTATAAAAGACTTACTGCCGTTATATCTGGACAATGTATGCAGTGATGACAGTAAAAGGGCTGTGGAGGAACATATTGCAACTTGTGAGGACTGCAGAAGGGAATTGGAAGCATATAAATCGGATATTTCAGCAGCAGACAGCGAAGGGGAAGAAGTCATCAAAAAGTTATCCAGCCACTGGAGAAAGACGAAAAGGACATCACTACTAACCGGTATACTGGTTATGGCTGTACTTATTGTTGCGGGTATATCCGCCCTACTCTATTCCTTTACCGAACGTCCGGTAAAACCTGCGGAAGTGGCAGTGGAGGAATTAAGTATACTAAAGAATACGAACATCTATTTTACACTGCGGGTTTCAGATAAGGTCAATGCAGACGGGATGAACTGGTTTGAGCAGAATGGAAATATATATATAACATTAAAGACAGATAAGGTACAGTTAAAAAAGAAAAAGGAATTACAAAGTTTTGAAGAGAATACGGCTAATTACAGCAGGTGGGAATTTAGTACTCGTATGAGTGGCATAAAGAACATCTATTTGTATGACAGCCTCGATAATTACGATAATGGAGAATATGAAAAAACTCTGATCTGGAGTAATGAGACAGAGCTAAAGGCAGCAGGAACAGAAGCTGAGACCTGGATTAAAACCTACTCCGCCTGGGGAAATGTAGAACCGGGGTTATTAGCAAAAAATCTCTATAAACATCGCAATCCTTATGTGGGAGATATGTCTGCCAACGGCAGGATTTTAAATGACCTTAAGGTTGCGAAGGTCCTTGGTAATTTTAAAAATGAATTGCAGACGAAAGCAGAGCCTTATGGCTATACCTTACTGTTTGAAGATACGGTAAATGAACAAGAAGTCGAGGAATTTGATGTTACTATGAAGTCTTATGCTTGTATTATGTTAGCCATGATTGACAACTTAAGTGAAGTAACGTGGAAATATACAGCGGAGACCGGAAAAGGTGAAAAGGAAATCATTCATTCAATTACAAAAGCAGAAGCCGGGAAGTTAGCTGGCTCAGACATCAAGAGCTTTTCTGATTCAGTGAGTGAAATACAAAGCCTTTTGTATATTCTTGGTATTGAAAAATAA
- a CDS encoding helix-turn-helix domain-containing protein: MSYEHFGIFLRELREARNLTREQLAKGICTPKQIYRIEKGEFEPSLYLLNQLSIKFNMDLNEYFKMHFSTNTVIGYEGIQAINSAMALGDIELIKSLVEKYEKHKDFGKGANLQHILYGKAIYATSEKNYTTSLNYCLKAIMVEDPSFTLDSIKKYTYSNVGLSIINCMSTNYMSLKREDIANKILLDLLYVLETNILPAPYPMYQASQFAKKFYQSILNNLSYISLNNGDFINAEKFIEKGIDYSIQENYMRFLPGLMFMKFKLLYKLGQYDKAKEFYDQTICLYKITKQFKVLEDLESTIAENYPEIFKDHKSNTEEETL; this comes from the coding sequence ATGAGCTATGAGCATTTTGGCATATTCCTGAGAGAATTAAGGGAAGCACGAAACCTGACTAGAGAACAACTGGCAAAAGGCATCTGTACACCGAAGCAGATATACCGTATTGAGAAGGGAGAGTTCGAACCTTCGCTTTATTTATTAAATCAGTTATCCATTAAGTTTAACATGGATCTTAATGAATACTTTAAAATGCATTTCTCAACAAATACAGTTATTGGATATGAAGGAATTCAGGCTATAAATAGTGCAATGGCTTTAGGAGACATTGAATTAATTAAAAGTCTAGTAGAAAAGTATGAGAAGCATAAAGATTTTGGAAAAGGTGCGAACCTACAACATATATTGTATGGCAAGGCAATCTACGCCACTTCTGAAAAGAATTATACGACCTCATTAAATTATTGTCTTAAAGCAATTATGGTTGAAGATCCATCTTTTACATTAGATTCCATAAAAAAATATACCTATTCAAATGTTGGGCTTTCGATTATCAACTGTATGAGTACTAATTATATGTCTCTAAAAAGAGAAGATATTGCCAATAAAATATTGTTAGACTTATTATATGTTTTGGAAACTAATATATTACCAGCACCATACCCTATGTATCAGGCATCCCAGTTTGCTAAGAAATTTTATCAGAGTATATTAAACAATCTTAGTTATATTTCATTAAATAATGGAGATTTTATAAATGCAGAAAAATTTATAGAAAAAGGAATAGATTATTCTATTCAAGAAAACTATATGCGGTTTCTACCAGGTCTAATGTTTATGAAATTTAAACTTTTATATAAGTTAGGGCAGTATGACAAAGCAAAAGAATTTTACGATCAGACAATCTGTCTTTATAAAATAACAAAACAGTTTAAAGTACTGGAAGATCTGGAAAGCACGATAGCAGAAAACTATCCAGAAATCTTCAAGGATCATAAGTCCAATACAGAAGAGGAAACGTTATAA
- a CDS encoding RNA polymerase sigma factor, producing the protein MEKIDFDRIYKQYFKQVYAYVLGLCANPTLAEELTQETFYKALKNIDRFKGEAKISTWLCQIAKNSYFNYCRKHKKESQWDYDKEYESPDLFIRLEDKETVLEIHKHLHNMEEPYKEVFTLRIFGELSFLQIAEIFHKTESWARVTFYRSKKMIRAFMEEKDNGKDL; encoded by the coding sequence GTGGAGAAAATAGACTTTGACCGTATATACAAACAGTACTTTAAACAGGTATATGCTTATGTGCTGGGGTTATGTGCCAATCCCACACTAGCAGAAGAGCTAACGCAGGAAACCTTCTATAAGGCACTTAAAAACATAGACAGGTTTAAAGGAGAGGCGAAAATCAGTACCTGGTTATGCCAGATTGCAAAGAACAGTTATTTTAATTATTGTAGGAAGCATAAGAAGGAGTCACAGTGGGACTATGACAAGGAGTATGAAAGCCCGGATTTATTTATACGGTTAGAGGATAAAGAAACGGTTTTGGAGATTCACAAGCATCTTCATAACATGGAGGAGCCTTATAAAGAGGTCTTTACGCTTCGGATATTCGGAGAGCTGTCTTTTCTTCAGATAGCAGAGATATTCCATAAGACCGAAAGTTGGGCAAGAGTCACTTTTTATCGCAGCAAGAAGATGATTAGAGCATTTATGGAGGAAAAAGATAATGGAAAAGACCTGTGA
- a CDS encoding AraC family transcriptional regulator: MNYQEHLQKAIEYIEENLTQELDIAACAKVCGYSEYHFLRIFKETVKISPSDYIRKRRLTECAKKILEKTSYLSDIGYYYGFNSPENFIRAFKTEHGIVPGDLKKVRNSLKLYEKISFEVPAFQLIPEVLYRKEKLLVVYPSDEKYPPKFWNKYNCQKMSKKLSGGITCEDYGVSIWNGTLNYYIGILKEQAKGNLSGTVEIIIPQGLYAVFTTPVSSQNNFVNTIHRTWEFINTVWLPVSSYERLSQPEFEVYTEDSRSFREKIFIPIRSKEKQTLEMIGTL, translated from the coding sequence ATGAATTACCAGGAACATCTGCAGAAAGCAATTGAATATATCGAGGAAAATCTTACGCAGGAACTTGATATTGCAGCTTGTGCGAAAGTCTGCGGTTATTCAGAATACCATTTTCTGCGTATTTTCAAGGAAACTGTAAAAATATCTCCAAGTGATTATATCAGGAAAAGGAGGTTGACGGAGTGTGCAAAGAAAATCCTTGAAAAAACATCTTATCTGTCAGACATCGGGTATTATTACGGGTTTAATTCCCCGGAGAATTTTATAAGGGCTTTCAAAACAGAACATGGAATAGTACCGGGAGATTTAAAAAAGGTGAGGAACAGTCTGAAACTTTATGAGAAGATAAGCTTTGAAGTACCCGCCTTTCAACTAATACCGGAAGTACTTTATAGAAAAGAAAAGCTTCTAGTCGTATATCCCAGTGATGAGAAGTACCCTCCTAAATTCTGGAACAAGTATAATTGCCAAAAGATGTCTAAAAAGCTTTCAGGTGGTATCACCTGTGAAGATTACGGAGTCAGTATATGGAACGGAACTCTTAACTACTACATAGGGATTTTGAAGGAACAGGCAAAAGGGAACTTAAGCGGAACGGTAGAAATTATAATTCCTCAAGGCTTATATGCAGTCTTTACTACTCCGGTTTCAAGTCAGAACAACTTTGTTAATACGATTCATCGTACCTGGGAATTTATTAATACGGTATGGCTGCCTGTCAGCAGTTATGAGCGGCTCTCACAGCCAGAGTTCGAAGTATATACAGAAGACAGCAGAAGCTTTCGTGAAAAAATATTTATACCGATTCGTAGTAAAGAGAAGCAAACCTTAGAAATGATTGGAACACTATGA
- a CDS encoding bifunctional diguanylate cyclase/phosphodiesterase, which translates to MNKRGSNINMLSADTNFEEMCERYDVIAEQTNLVIFDINFEEDTFYVSENFMELTGISLYNQKNSFKHLLGLKYIHPSDLLRFKEFIRTANPDQASTSITFRRRTENNELMWVRCKRKCYFNADGRLTRVLGTAQEVSKEMVAYTVNGNDLLMGVNIPTFSRFEYKTRRIRRTNPDKKFAVIVFDIKRFSVINDLYGNKEGDGVLKYIGTVLSSNTSSCYAYCRLYSDNFAVFTEYRNESEIYDFALFLKKQMKEYPLKMEISFSIGVCLVESKDLSMNVLCERATLTKKTIKNDVMKTLAFYEDSLRKRTLEDSDIENEMISALSNNHFEMYLQPKMSIPTTEVVGAEALARWNHPEKGIIPPERFIQLFEKNGFIISLDYFIWEKAFQTIAKWVKEEYPVIPISINVSRIHFSNSDFVDKLMYISEKYQVPPTYIELEITESAFFNYKTDLQSKLYTLKEKGFRLSLDDFGTGYSTLNFLKDIPLDILKMDKAFLDGTGENRKEETVLEYTIALARSLGIEVVAEGVENFSQAEFLYRSGCEIAQGYFYSPPLPVASFERYAGLTK; encoded by the coding sequence ATGAACAAAAGAGGCAGCAATATCAACATGTTATCTGCAGATACCAATTTTGAAGAAATGTGTGAACGGTATGATGTAATCGCTGAGCAGACGAACTTAGTCATTTTTGACATCAATTTCGAGGAAGATACATTCTATGTATCTGAAAATTTTATGGAGTTAACAGGGATATCCTTATACAACCAGAAGAATTCCTTTAAGCATCTTCTGGGATTAAAGTACATACATCCCAGTGATTTATTGAGATTCAAAGAATTTATAAGAACAGCAAACCCCGACCAGGCTTCCACCTCTATTACATTCCGCAGAAGAACTGAGAACAATGAACTGATGTGGGTGCGTTGTAAGCGTAAATGCTACTTTAACGCAGATGGCCGGTTAACAAGAGTCCTTGGCACTGCCCAGGAAGTCAGTAAAGAAATGGTTGCCTATACAGTAAACGGAAACGATCTTTTAATGGGTGTCAATATTCCTACTTTTAGTCGGTTTGAATATAAAACCAGACGTATAAGAAGAACTAACCCTGACAAAAAATTTGCCGTTATTGTATTTGATATTAAACGTTTTAGCGTTATTAATGACTTATATGGTAACAAAGAGGGAGACGGAGTATTAAAATATATCGGCACTGTCCTATCCTCCAATACATCCAGCTGTTATGCTTATTGCCGGCTGTATTCGGATAATTTCGCAGTATTTACAGAGTATAGAAATGAATCCGAAATTTATGATTTTGCTTTATTTCTAAAAAAACAGATGAAAGAGTATCCTCTAAAAATGGAAATCTCCTTTTCTATCGGTGTCTGTCTTGTTGAGAGCAAAGACCTTTCCATGAATGTATTGTGCGAACGTGCTACTCTCACGAAAAAGACGATCAAAAATGATGTTATGAAGACTCTTGCTTTTTATGAGGATTCTTTACGAAAACGGACTCTTGAAGACAGTGATATTGAGAATGAAATGATTTCCGCATTATCTAACAATCATTTTGAAATGTATCTGCAGCCTAAAATGTCCATCCCTACCACGGAGGTAGTGGGAGCTGAAGCTTTAGCACGTTGGAATCACCCGGAAAAAGGTATCATTCCTCCGGAAAGGTTTATACAGCTTTTTGAGAAGAACGGATTTATAATCTCACTGGACTATTTTATTTGGGAAAAAGCTTTTCAAACGATTGCAAAATGGGTGAAAGAAGAATATCCTGTTATACCAATATCGATTAATGTATCCCGTATCCATTTCAGCAATTCCGACTTTGTAGACAAGCTCATGTATATATCTGAGAAATATCAGGTACCTCCTACCTACATAGAGCTTGAAATAACAGAATCAGCATTCTTTAACTACAAAACGGATTTGCAAAGTAAACTGTATACGCTAAAAGAGAAAGGATTCCGACTTTCTCTGGATGATTTCGGTACCGGATATTCAACTTTGAATTTTCTGAAAGACATTCCATTAGATATTCTTAAGATGGATAAGGCATTTCTTGACGGGACTGGGGAGAACCGTAAGGAAGAAACCGTTCTGGAATATACCATAGCACTTGCCAGAAGCCTTGGTATAGAAGTGGTTGCAGAGGGGGTTGAAAATTTCAGCCAGGCAGAATTTTTATATCGTTCCGGTTGTGAAATCGCGCAAGGATATTTCTATTCGCCGCCACTTCCGGTTGCTTCCTTTGAAAGATATGCCGGATTAACCAAATGA
- a CDS encoding helix-turn-helix transcriptional regulator: MMNYEHFGTFLKELREARNLTKEQLASGVCTRKEIYRIEKGEYQPSLYLLNKLSIKLNVDLNEYFKMYYTVKTADGLIGIQEINDAINLADINCLKEVIKKYEDNDDFRQGENLQHIYYAKAICESDIGNYKESLEYCTKGILIENTLFTIDTISEFMYSNVGLAIINCISINYLKMKKSEVAYKILSDLLSLIEKYYINAPYTMYQAGQFSKKMYINLQYNLSCIFLSNDELDKAEEMIENSIEYSIKENNLKCLPNLIYNKFKFHYKKRNFEEAAEYFVQAKGLFKLVKQMNTCIEIDEYAREEYPEILRFLDDRNVVVS, encoded by the coding sequence ATGATGAATTATGAGCATTTTGGTACATTTTTAAAAGAACTCAGAGAGGCAAGAAATCTAACGAAAGAACAACTTGCATCTGGTGTGTGTACGCGAAAAGAGATTTATAGGATTGAAAAAGGAGAGTATCAACCGTCTTTGTATTTATTGAATAAATTGTCTATTAAGCTAAATGTTGACTTAAATGAATATTTCAAGATGTATTATACTGTTAAGACAGCGGATGGATTAATAGGAATACAGGAAATAAATGATGCAATAAATTTAGCAGATATTAATTGTTTGAAAGAAGTGATAAAAAAGTATGAAGATAATGATGATTTTAGACAAGGAGAGAATCTACAACATATATATTATGCTAAAGCAATTTGCGAAAGTGATATAGGAAATTATAAGGAATCCTTAGAATATTGTACGAAAGGTATTTTAATAGAAAATACATTATTTACAATTGATACCATATCAGAGTTTATGTATTCTAATGTAGGGCTTGCTATTATAAATTGCATCAGTATAAATTATTTAAAAATGAAAAAGAGTGAGGTTGCATATAAAATTTTATCAGACTTATTGTCTCTTATTGAAAAGTACTACATAAATGCACCGTATACAATGTATCAGGCAGGTCAGTTCTCAAAAAAAATGTATATAAATCTCCAGTACAATTTAAGTTGTATATTTCTATCAAACGATGAACTAGATAAAGCGGAGGAAATGATTGAGAATAGTATTGAGTATTCCATAAAAGAGAACAATCTAAAATGTTTGCCGAATCTAATTTATAATAAATTTAAGTTTCATTATAAAAAACGAAATTTTGAGGAAGCAGCAGAATACTTTGTACAGGCAAAAGGACTATTTAAACTTGTTAAGCAAATGAATACATGTATAGAAATTGATGAGTATGCAAGAGAAGAATATCCAGAAATATTAAGATTTTTAGATGATAGGAATGTTGTGGTAAGTTAA